A DNA window from Porites lutea chromosome 6, jaPorLute2.1, whole genome shotgun sequence contains the following coding sequences:
- the LOC140941714 gene encoding uncharacterized protein, translating to MDIFDELRIPIPQAFESPSLTRMGRFQRGILTGALGVMSIAQAVQWQFSKQDNNLGSEFRCTFKDGVAETSAREDLTSRHFEEYRQKYTPVSQEGFLFFALLNLLIGWIYTSFVSERFSLWLQLNTSKQRGKIVVELKGSMAVFKAYSIQLSVKLVSALVFIIYSFLMSSVIIPSEREYSKQRTPTLPFVFSSSSVVTTIHCYADQAFKSSMFNTAVLTFVTFAGVLSLAEIVYAWQETKAFENISDYYFCMLLLRHNCVTESTNMIIEKELFIDKQRKTILEAIKHELRLPLGNCCSCPSAPCLPINNIFISQQKLKYKGVKKQRHKQELFRTYSSTKKLPVACLGDLFKPSRDSPNPKRILVTGDPGIGKTTLARTLVQEFNSKLSSDESEMGHLNFVFSFDFKELGVIHNKTSLQEFLSFSSVSPKLKDIVYRQIAANPGQVLLIFDGLNEWTVKTTKSIYPPDGEIEENMSVDSVVFGLLSGELLPGCTMVVTSRSAPLLSEIDEIFTFDRYAEMGSFQFDMVKTYVQQFFQNRKDLSLMQLTNRISMDENLEVFYRVPQNCVLLCLYLDFMASKRLTQVSQATEIPSTTSRLLQKVIETATREQSLEINCRTPSTNNFHFSKNFQDALEKLSFLAYQGIIDQRYVFREEDLSRVQLSAFEVGILKDAGFLLRLRGIFPEQPENYFFSCLSIQEYLAACRMIKSMSIADFRDFLEMANETHWSTLLLVAGLCNDGKQSKGVFVCLMQYLIEAIKLNRLNDEPVIDNQAIVFLCKCLFENGTQLGHPFAREVTSLMPKAKPIAFTEIGANPQKTQAIIDCLKGPMGDNVKRVIFESNAMGDSGLRQVASFISNRSCKLNQVNLTNSCVTDDGMLSFLEITVGHSFIGIKVLGLRGNEISSEGAKYLACVLFNDWCQIEELHLGNNNIGDAGVEHLSEALCSGNSKIQTLDLSSNGITHNGVFHLSQALSSPICSVRRLFLQKNRMLDFGLQDLCQSLCSGDCNLRILYASSNEITDDGIRFVERALAHKSCALQELYLGYNQVTDKGVKSLLQALPNHQLTLKVLSLTNNPITDVGVKMLASALRNSSCNLHRLCISLGRAQLSTTKASKLQVRYVNAF from the coding sequence ATGGATATTTTCGATGAGTTGAGGATACCGATACCACAAGCTTTCGAGTCACCGAGCCTAACTCGAATGGGAAGGTTCCAGCGCGGTATTTTGACCGGAGCACTTGGTGTTATGTCTATAGCACAAGCTGTTCAGTGGCAATTTAGCAAGCAAGATAATAACTTGGGTTCAGAATTTCGTTGTACATTTAAGGATGGAGTTGCCGAGACAAGCGCACGAGAAGATCTAACATCTAGACACTTTGAGGAGTACAGACAAAAATACACCCCAGTGTCTCAGGAGGGGTTTCTGTTCTTCGCCTTACTGAATCTTTTAATCGGTTGGATTTACACGTCATTTGTGTCCGAACGATTTAGTTTGTGGTTACAGCTCAATACCTCAAAACAGCGTGGCAAAATAGTGGTCGAGTTGAAGGGTTCCATGGCAGTGTTCAAGGCATATTCAATTCAACTCTCTGTGAAACTTGTGTCAGCCTtagtgtttattatatacagcTTTCTAATGTCCTCGGTCATTATACCATCGGAGAGGGAGTATAGCAAACAACGGACGCCTACACTACCTTTTGTATTCAGTAGCAGCTCGGTCGTGACTACAATCCATTGTTATGCCGATCAAGCGTTCAAATCATCAATGTTTAATACTGCTGTGCTGACCTTTGTAACGTTCGCTGGAGTTCTTAGCTTGGCAGAAATCGTGTATGCGTGGCAAGAAACGAAGGCCTTCGAGAACATTTCCGATTATTATTTTTGCATGCTTTTATTGAGGCATAATTGCGTGACAGAAAGCACTAATATGATAATAGAGAAGGAGCTTTTTatagacaaacaaaggaaaacaatacTTGAGGCTATAAAACATGAACTTCGACTTCCGCTGGGTAATTGCTGTAGCTGTCCAAGCGCGCCTTGTCTCCCTATCAATAATATTTTCATCTCTCAGCAAAAACTGAAATATAAGGGAGTTAAGAAACAGAGACATAAGCAGGAACTCTTCAGGACCTACAGCAGCACTAAAAAGCTTCCGGTTGCCTGTTTAGGGGACTTATTCAAGCCAAGTAGAGACTCGCCGaatccaaagagaattttaGTGACTGGGGACCCCGGTATTGGAAAAACGACACTCGCACGCACTCTTGTTCAAGAATTCAATTCGAAATTATCTTCAGATGAAAGCGAAATGGGCCATCTAAACTTTGTCTTCTCTTTCGATTTCAAAGAGCTGGGTGTAATACATAATAAAACATCTTTGCaagaatttctttctttctcctccGTTTCGCCGAAACTGAAAGACATAGTCTATCGACAGATCGCCGCAAATCCAGGGCAAGTACTTCTTATTTTCGATGGTTTAAACGAGTGGACAGTAAAGACAACGAAGTCAATTTACCCTCCTGATGGAGAAATTGAAGAGAACATGTCCGTGGATTCTGTTGTGTTTGGACTTCTTTCTGGAGAACTTTTACCAGGTTGTACCATGGTGGTGACGTCACGATCTGCTCCCTTACTTTCAGAAATTGATGAGATCTTTACGTTTGATAGATACGCAGAGATGGGTTCTTTTCAGTTTGACATGGTCAAGACTTACGTTCAACAATTTTTCCAGAACAGAAAAGATCTCAGTTTAATGCAGTTGACAAACCGCATTTCTATGGATGAAAATCTCGAGGTTTTCTACCGTGTTCCTCAAAACTGTGTTCTTCTTTGTTTGTACCTCGACTTTATGGCGTCAAAGAGACTGACTCAGGTTTCTCAAGCCACTGAAATTCCTTCCACAACTTCGCGACTCCTTCAGAAAGTTATCGAAACCGCGACAAGAGAACAATCACTTGAAATTAACTGTAGAACACCCTCaacaaataattttcatttttcaaagaattttcaaGACGCCCTAGAAAAACTCTCCTTTTTGGCGTATCAGGGAATAATAGATCAACGCTATGTTTTTCGCGAGGAGGATCTCTCACGAGTTCAACTGAGCGCTTTTGAAGTTGGGATTCTCAAAGATGCTGGCTTTCTCCTCCGTTTAAGAGGCATTTTTCCAGAGCAACCTGAAAACTACTTTTTCAGTTGTCTCAGCATTCAAGAGTACCTTGCGGCCTGCAGAATGATCAAATCGATGTCTATTGCAGACTTCCGAGATTTCCTGGAAATGGCCAATGAGACCCATTGGAGCACTCTTCTGCTTGTCGCTGGCTTGTGCAATGATGGAAAGCAGAGCAAGGGTGTATTTGTGTGCCTGATGCAGTACTTGATAGAGGCTATCAAGCTGAACAGATTAAATGATGAACCAGTCATTGATAATCAAGCGATTGTTTTTCTCTGCAAATGCCTTTTTGAGAATGGTACTCAACTGGGGCATCCATTTGCAAGGGAAGTTACGTCTTTGATGCCAAAGGCCAAACCCATTGCCTTTACTGAGATAGGTGCAAACCCCCAGAAGACCCAAGCAATTATTGATTGCTTGAAGGGACCTATGGGTGACAACGTAAAAAGAGTTATCTTCGAGAGCAATGCAATGGGGGACAGTGGGCTACGTCAGGTAGCGTCATTCATTTCTAACCGGTCTTGCAAGTTGAACCAAGTGAATTTGACAAATTCATGTGTCACCGATGACGGAATGTTGTCCTTCTTGGAAATAACCGTAGGACATTCATTTATCGGAATAAAGGTTCTGGGGTTGCGAGGAAATGAGATTTCCAGCGAAGGAGCAAAGTATCTAGCGTGCGTGCTCTTCAATGATTGGTGCCAAATTGAGGAACTTCATCTTGGCAACAACAACATAGGTGATGCGGGTGTCGAGCATCTCAGCGAAGCTCTGTGTAGCGGAAACAGCAAAATTCAAACTTTAGACTTAAGTTCCAACGGAATAACTCACAATGGAGTTTTTCATCTGAGCCAAGCTCTTAGTAGTCCTATTTGCAGTGTTAGGAGACTCTTCCTTCAAAAGAACAGAATGCTGGACTTCGGCCTTCAAGACCTTTGCCAGTCCCTTTGTAGTGGGGATTGTAACCTCAGGATACTTTATGCCAGTTCCAACGAGATCACTGACGATGGTATCAGGTTCGTGGAAAGGGCGCTGGCTCACAAGTCATGCGCGCTGCAGGAACTGTACCTCGGGTACAATCAAGTTACTGACAAAGGAGTTAAAAGTTTGCTTCAAGCCCTGCCCAATCATCAGCTCACCCTCAAAGTTCTGTCCCTGACCAACAACCCGATAACGGACGTGGGAGTCAAAATGTTGGCTAGCGCCTTACGGAATTCAAGTTGCAATCTTCACAGACTCTGCATAAGCTTGGGAAGAGCACAACTGAGCACAACGAAGGCATCCAAACTGCAAGTGCGATACGTTAATGCATTCTAA
- the LOC140941961 gene encoding protein sidekick-2-like, producing the protein MTALVHERILKFQVTTNISCLFQRILSPIAVFCLTGADVKIPFQRRTAQQGRTIKIRCEVTGEDFLRWETPSREASLGVPQLQAENITAESTGRVRLERIENYYLYLLRIEDVRVSDGGNYTCIGSKQSSSFTLEVDFVSHRVTTPQLLKNGENGTIELAISAFPPLHYEWRKDGKLLKLPTERIMIDPHSGTLHIFGVEGGDQGNYTCRVVWKSNRPHEETEDTVTVEIVVMGEF; encoded by the exons ATGACAGCGTTGGTTCATGAACGCATCCTGAAATTTCAAGTAACTACGAATATTTCATGCCTGTTCCAACGAATTTTGTCCCCTATTGCAGTGTTTTGTCTTACAGGGGCCGATGTAAAAATTCCATTTCAAAGAAGAACTGCTCAGCAAGGCCGAACCATTAAAATCAGATGTGAGGTAACCGGGGAGGACTTTCTTCGCTGGGAAACGCCTTCAAGAGAAGCAAGTTTGGGTGTTCCCCAGTTACAGGCGGAAAATATTACAGCGGAGAGCACTGGAAGAGTGAGACTTGAACGCATTGAGAACTACTATTTGTATTTGTTACGTATAGAAGACGTGAGAGTCAGTGATGGGGGAAATTATACATGTATAGGATCAAAACAATCGAGCAGTTTTACCCTTGAAGTTGATT TTGTTAGCCATAGAGTCACGACACCACAACTACTCAAAAATGGTGAAAACGGAACAATCGAACTGGCCATATCTGCCTTCCCCCCGCTACACTATGAATGGCGCAAAGACGGGAAGCTCCTAAAATTACCTACAGAAAGAATAATGATTGACCCGCACAGTGGCACACTTCATATTTTTGGCGTGGAAGGAGGAGACCAGGGAAACTACACGTGTAGAGTTGTATGGAAATCGAACAGACCACATGAGGAAACGGAAGACACCGTTACAGTAGAGATTGTTGTTATGGGTGagttttaa